A single window of Sphaerodactylus townsendi isolate TG3544 linkage group LG05, MPM_Stown_v2.3, whole genome shotgun sequence DNA harbors:
- the ETV7 gene encoding transcription factor ETV7: MQGKVVASSSSPVTVSTLPQHLQLTSVTSLQPLYEGQICTLPGHLRIQPSLWSKDDVIHWLRWAEKEYSLKKTDESKFEMNGKALCILTKEDFRIRAPNSGDVLYELLQYIKTQRTLVCSPFFNSPLRDADHAQTQSASEGLKGKLDSCAGSGHPLPMECLLVTTSRPGNAEQSISPTSKFYAPGAINLLHQDRSTEVSDSTNVAYPLPVSSPVPVSGKIADCRFLWDYVYQLLCDSRYESYIKWEDKEAKIFRVVDPHGLARLWGNHKNRMNMTYEKMSRALRHYYKLNIIKKEPGQKLLFRYLRIPGEVKSDKSSKFDQLDNEEEEGEDWKEEGLEISP, translated from the exons ATGCAG gGCAAAGTGGTAGCCAGTTCTTCAAGTCCTGTGACAGTTTCTACTTTGCCCCAACATCTGCAGCTCACATCTGTGACATCATTACAGCCACTCTATGAGGGACAAATCTGCACATTACCAGGCCATCTCA GAAtccagccctctctgtggagcaaGGATGATGTGATTCACTGGTTAAGATGGGCAGAAAAGGAATATTCACTCAAGAAAACTGATGAAAGTAAatttgaaatgaatggaaaagcCCTTTGTATTCTCACCAAAGAAGATTTCAGAATCCGGGCTCCTAATTCAG GAGATGTTTTGTATGAGTTACTCCAATATATTAAGACCCAGAGAACACTAGTTTGCAGCCCTTTCTTTAACTCTCCTTTAAGGGACGCAGACCATGCACAGACCCAGAGTGCCTCAGAAG GCTTGAAGGGCAAGTTAGACAGTTGTGCAGGAAGTGGCCATCCACTGCCTATGGAATGTTTGCTGGTCACAACCAGTCGTCCAGGCAATGCAGAACAATCCATATCACCTACCAGCAAATTCTATGCTCCTGGGGCAATTAATCTCTTACACCAAGATCGCAGTACAGAGGTCAGTGACAGCACAAACGTTGCCTACCCTCTTCCTGTGTCATCACCAGTTCCAGTCAGTGGTAAAATTGCAG ACTGCAGGTTTCTCTGGGATTATGTCTACCAGCTCCTCTGTGATAGCCGATATGAATCATATATCAAATGGGAAGATAAAGAAGCCAAGATATTTCGGGTGGTTGACCCCCATGGACTAGCCAGACTCTGGGGAAATCACAAG AACCGCATGAACATGACATATGAGAAGATGTCAAGAGCTCTGAGACATTACTATAAACTCAACATAATCAAAAAGGAACCAGGACAGAAACTTTTATTCAG ATATTTGAGAATTCCCGGAGAGGTGAAATCTGACAAGTCCAGTAAATTTGAtcagctggacaatgaagaagaggaaggggaggactgGAAAGAAGAGGGTTTAGAAATTTCACCCTAG